A part of Arachis hypogaea cultivar Tifrunner chromosome 12, arahy.Tifrunner.gnm2.J5K5, whole genome shotgun sequence genomic DNA contains:
- the LOC112726551 gene encoding uncharacterized protein, protein MALAILRERLQLLMPIEGEECWLKEMRGNLAILTTIVASITFLIGLNPPGGVIQSTDNGSIGQSVFAMADSSNYQGYLLANSLSFYSSIVSCIWLISGAPVRPGFPSLLLSTLMSVSLSLLAISYSFGAFIVIPHDYHVSRYVFNVFLSFFAVLAILFPCGRFLLLLLPTTPQDMNSSSPYIKEVYVSSKRINDIGYLQKYSNTQDAHE, encoded by the exons ATGGCTCTCGCGATTTTGCGTGAACGGCTTCAACTTCTGATGCCTATTGAGGGTGAGGAATGCTGGTTGAAGGAGATGAGAGGGAACCTGGCCATCTTAACAACCATAGTTGCAAGCATAACCTTCTTAATTGGTCTGAATCCACCCGGTGGGGTTATCCAAAGCACTGACAACGGATCCATCGGACAATCTGTGTTTGCTATGGCAGACAGTAGCAACTACCAAGGCTACCTTTTGGCCAACAGTTTATCTTTCTATTCATCTATAGTTTCCTGTATATGGCTTATAAGCGGTGCTCCGGTCCGTCCCGGTTTTCCATCGTTGTTGTTGTCAACCCTTATGAGCGTCTCCCTCAGTCTACTTGCCATATCCTACTCCTTCGGTGCTTTCATCGTCATACCTCACGACTATCATGTTTCCCGCTATGTCTTCAacgttttcctttctttctttgcgGTTCTGGCGATTCTCTTTCCATGCGGCCGCTTTCTTCTATTGCTTTTGCCCACTACACCACAAG ATATGAATTCGTCTTCACCTTATATAAAAGAAGTATACGTCAGTTCCAAAAGAATAAACGACATTGGATATCTACAAAAATATTCCAACACTCAA GATGCTCATGAGTAA
- the LOC140176584 gene encoding uncharacterized protein, translated as MKESVTVSISLEKEGALPAVAASVDGNKEIFHGDPANMKVTGVTPAGQASGAHCKWVDAFDQCVTVEVQVNNVIWRCSGIYGSPHFNTKVHLSNYLVTQSSSFCGQWIILGDFNEVLFSHESKGCLFSSHHADWLAASLGDSDLFDLKTIGRWFSWYRRVKNSVEVAKKLDRVCINSGSLSLFAEAYVEILNRDIVNLSWLAGYREMHGKLSEVQNSLEFNSKVFSNIFVRKYKLERQINFLQRRLEVMEDLSMRQKEQQLIEEFNNTLVQEELLWF; from the exons ATGAAGGAGAGTGTTACCGTGTCCATTTCATTAGAGAAGGAAGGCGCGTTGCCGGCTGTTGCTGCGTCGGTAGACGGGAATAAGGAGATATTCCATGGAGATCCGGCAAACATGAAGGTCACGGGAGTCACTCCCGCTGGGCAAGCCTCG GGTGCTCACTGCAAATGGGTTGATGCTTTCGATCAGTGTGTTACAGTTGAGGTTCAAGTAAATAATGTGATTTGGAGGTGCAGTGGTATCTATGGCAGTCCTCATTTTAATACCAAAGTTCATCTATCGAATTATCTTGTTACTCAGTCTTCGTCTTTCTGCGGGCAATGGATtattcttggtgattttaatgaagtactATTCTCTCACGAATCTAAGGGTTGCCTCTTTTCGAGTCACCATGCAGATTGGCTTGCTGCCTCTCTAGGGGATAGTGATCTGTTTGACTTGAAGACTATTGGAAGATGGTTTTCTTGGTACAGAAGGGTTAAAAATAGTGTTGAGGTGGCAAAAAAACTTGACCGGGTCTGTATCAATAGCGGATCGTTATCTCTATTTGCAGAGGCTTACGTAGAAATTTTAAATAG AGATATTGTGAACCTGTCATGGCTGGCTGGCTACAGAGAGATGCATGGCAAGCTTTCAGAAGTGCAGAACTCTTTGGAGTTTAATTCTAAAGTGTTCAGCAATATTTTCGTTAGAAAATACAAATTGGAGAGACAGATTAATTTCCTTCAGAGGCGACTAGAAGTAATGGAAGATTTGTCTATGCGGCAAAAAGAACAACAGCtgattgaggaatttaataacacGCTTGTGCAGGAGGAACTTCTATGGTTTTAG
- the LOC112729557 gene encoding uncharacterized protein At4g02000-like has product MVWRIKSGFDLLDMGFGYFMVKFDAGEDHEKVMFGGPWLIDGHYVAIKPWNINFWPCEQSFESTLVWVQVSGLPIWCYQEQAIMHVASAIGVPIRVDLATKLAERGRYARACVQINLALPVIKHIIVEGVTHVVEYESLNLICNSCARYGHDMAQCLGRDSREGKSADSDATKSREGTTAVPHPEPKI; this is encoded by the coding sequence ATGGTTTGGCGCATCAAAAGTGGCTTTGATCTGCTTGATATGGGGTTTGGGTATTTCATGGTAAAATTTGATGCAGGTGAAGATCATGAGAAGGTCATGTTTGGTGGCCCGTGGTTAATTGATGGGCACTATGTTGCTATAAAACCGTGGAATATAAATTTTTGGCCATGTGAGCAATCCTTCGAGTCTACGCTTGTATGGGTTCAGGTTTCGGGGCTCCCAATCTGGTGCTATCAAGAACAAGCCATTATGCATGTTGCTTCTGCAATAGGAGTCCCCATCAGAGTGGACCTAGCCACTAAGTTGGCTGAGAGAGGACGATATGCCCGAGCATGTGTTCAAATAAATTTAGCACTGCCGGTGATCAAGCATATCATTGTGGAAGGCGTAACTCATGTAGTGGAGtatgaaagtttaaatttaatttgtaattcTTGTGCACGTTATGGCCACGATATGGCACAGTGCTTGGGTAGAGACTCCAGGGAAGGAAAGAGTGCTGATTCCGATGCCACCAAGTCCCGGGAAGGTACAACGGCAGTGCCACATCCTGAgcccaaaatttaa